The genomic segment TCGGAGGTGAACAGGTAGTTGGAACGTGACACGGTCAAAGCCTTTGTTAAGCGCCCGAAGTTCCCACGGGCTGGCTGGTTGTAGGCGTCCTTGCCGCCTCTTGCAAGGCGGACATAAGGAAATCTTTATATGCCTATATGGCGCTGCCCGGAAGGCTATGCCCTGCCGCGACGCGAGGAGAGCCAGGCGATGGCGAGCCCGGCCAGCAGCGCAATGAGGAAGGGCCCGTAGCGCACCTGCGAAAACGGCGTTCCGGCAAGCCGTTGGCTCGGCACGACGTCGAGCAGCCCCACCTGCTGGGGCGCCAGGCTGGCCGTCACGCGACCGAGCGGATCGGTGAGGAAGGTGAGCCCCGAATTGGCCGCGCGCACCAGCGGCAGGCCTTCTTCGACTGCCCGCACGCGCGCATGGTGGGCATGCTGGGCCGGTCCGATCGAGCCGTCGAACCAGGCATCGTTGGTGATGTTGAAGATGAACTGGGCCTTTCCGATATCGGCGCCCAGGTCTCCCGAGAAGATGGCCTCGTAGCAGATGACGGCGAGGAAGTCCGGCGTGCCGGGCAGGCTCATCAGCCGGCGGCCGTCACCCGCCGCCCAGCCATTGGCGCCGGGCACGAACTGGCGGATGCCGAACTGCGAGAAGAAATCGGCATAGGGCAGGTATTCGCCGAAGGGCACCAGGTGCGACTTGTCGTAGGAGGCTACGATCTCGCCGTCCGAATTGATGGCGAGGATGGAATTATAGCCGGGCCCGCCATTCTCGTAGTCCTCGCGCGGCGCCCCGGTCAGCAGCGTCACGTCGGGCGGCAGCGCCCGCGCGATGCGCGCCAGGGCCTCTGGATATTGCGACATGAAGAAGGGCAGGGACGATTCCGGCCAGACCAGGTGCGTCACCCCTTCGAGGCCGGGATCGGACGGGCTGGTACGGGTCGCCGAGAGGTCGAGCAGGCGCGTGATGACGTCGGCCGGCACCGCCCGGCTCCAGTCCGAGTGCTCGTAGACCACCGGCTGGATGAGGCGCAGCTTGATATCGGTGCGTTCGGCGACCTGGGTGCTGTTGAGCCGGTAATTGCCCCACCCGATCTGGGCGGCGATGACCAGCACGGCGAGAAAGAAGGGCGCCAGGCGCCGCGACCAGCTCCGACCGTCCGCCGGCCAGATGAGGGCAGGGGTCGAGGCGAGAAGGATGGCGAGGAAGGTGAGGCCATAGACCCCGACCAGCGAGGCCGCCTGCATCATCTCGTCATTGCCGGTGAGCGCATAGCCCAGGAGGTCGAAAGGAAACCCCGAAAAGAAATGCCCGCGCGCCCATTCTGCCGCCGAGAGGAAGGTCGTGAGCGTCAGGATGCGCCAGCCGCTGT from the Youhaiella tibetensis genome contains:
- the lnt gene encoding apolipoprotein N-acyltransferase; this encodes MTWLAETAMLAHGWRRLLMLLVAGAIAALSIAPLFVVPALFVGFPVLVWALDGAERRTSFLGRLFGPAFRIGFAFGLGYFIVAFHWLGAAFFVDGGIMIAIMPFAIVALAALIALFWGLGTALAHLFWSHSGWRILTLTTFLSAAEWARGHFFSGFPFDLLGYALTGNDEMMQAASLVGVYGLTFLAILLASTPALIWPADGRSWSRRLAPFFLAVLVIAAQIGWGNYRLNSTQVAERTDIKLRLIQPVVYEHSDWSRAVPADVITRLLDLSATRTSPSDPGLEGVTHLVWPESSLPFFMSQYPEALARIARALPPDVTLLTGAPREDYENGGPGYNSILAINSDGEIVASYDKSHLVPFGEYLPYADFFSQFGIRQFVPGANGWAAGDGRRLMSLPGTPDFLAVICYEAIFSGDLGADIGKAQFIFNITNDAWFDGSIGPAQHAHHARVRAVEEGLPLVRAANSGLTFLTDPLGRVTASLAPQQVGLLDVVPSQRLAGTPFSQVRYGPFLIALLAGLAIAWLSSRRGRA